ATATGGATTTGAAAAAACTTGTGAATTAATAGATAAAATTAAAGAATTTGGATATCACTTTGCAACATTTGCTGGAGTAAGTGTTGGTATAGAAGATTTACAAATTCCAGCTGAGAAAAAAGCAATACTTGCTAAAGCAGATCAAGATGTAGTAGATATTGAAAATGCATATAAAGCAGGGGAAATTATTAATGATGAAAGATATAGAAGAACAGTTCAAGTATGGAATAAGGCTACAAATGATGTAACTAAAGCCATGATGGACAGCCTAGATCAATTCAACCCAGTATACATGATGGCAAACTCTGGAGCCAGAGGATCTATTGCGCAAATTCGTCAATTAGGAGGAATGCGTGGAATGATGTCAAATACTAAAGGGGAAATTATAGAAATACCTATTAAAGCGAACTTTAGAGAAGGACTAAACGTATTAGAGTTCTTCATGTCATCACATGGTGCGAGAAAAGGGTTAGCAGATACTGCCCTAAGAACTGCCGATTCAGGATACTTAACAAGAAGACTTGTTGATATCTCTCATGAATTAATAGTAAATAAAGAAGACTGTGGTTGTGGAAACCATGGAATAGAAGTTAGTGACTTAACTTATGAAGGAAAAGTTATAGAAAAATTAGAAGAAAGAATCTATGGAAGATTCTTAGCTGAAGATTTAGTAGATAATGGAGAAGTAATTGCTAAAGCTAATACTTTAATTACTAAAGATTTACTTGCTGAAATAGTTAAGAGAAATATAACTAGCGTTAAAATGAGATCACCATTAACATGTAAATTAGATAAAGGTGTATGTAAAAAATGTTATGGAATAGATTTATCTAACCATAAAGAAGTATTATTAGGGGAAGCAGTTGGAGTTATTGCAGCTCAATCAATTGGGGAACCTGGTACACAGCTTACAATGCGTACTTTCCATACAGGAGGGGTTGCAACAGGTTCAGAAGTACAATCTGACTATAAAGCTGATGAAGATGGAAAAGTTAAATTTGAAAATATTGAAACATTTACATATCCTGATGGAAGAGAAATTGTTGTTTCTTCAGCAGGTAAAGTAATTCTAGGTAAATATCGTTATGAAGTACCTTCAGGTTCAGTATTAAAAATTAAAGATAAAGAAAAAGTAACTAAAGGACAAGTTTTAATTGAATTTGATCCGTTCCAAACTCCAACAATTTCAACAGTTGCTGGACGTATAGAATTTAGAGATATCTATATTAAAGAAAATGTAGACGTTAAATATGATGTTACTGAAAGACTAGCTATTAAACCAATAGAAAGTACACAAGTTAAACCAAGAGTTATAGTTTATGATGATAAAGGTAAGAAAATCAAAGAATATGATATTAACTATGGATCATACTTATTATTCAGAGAAGGAGATATGATTAAACCAGGAGATATCATTTGTAAATTACCAAAAACTGGTGGAGGAAATAAAGATATTACTGGAGGTCTTCCAAGAGTTCAAGAATTATTCGAAGCTAGAAACTTAAAAGGTAAAGCAATCTTAGCAAATGTTGGAGGAAGAATTAAATTCTCTGATAAGACTAAGAAAGGTATGAGGGTTGTTGAAATACATGATATCGATAAAGATACTATGATAGAAGAATACTCAATACCAGCAGGAGAGCATTTAGTAGTTTCAAATGAAATGATAGTAAATGCTGGAGATAAATTAACTGAAGGACCTATATCACCACATGATATTTTAAGAATTAAAGGACCAGTTGAAGCTCAACAGTTCATCTTAGAATCAGTACAAGAAGTATATAGAAGCCAAGGTGTTACAGTTAATGATAAACATATAGAAATTATAGTTAAACAAATGTTCCAAAAAATTAGAATTAAAGAATCTGGAGATTCATTATTCTTAGAAGATGAATTAGTAGATAAGAAAGTAATAGAAAGAGAAAATGAAATCTTAATTGCTAAAGGTAAAAAACCTGCAATTTACGAACCAGTAATTCAAGGTATAACTAAAGCAGCTGTAAATACAGAAAGCTTTATATCAGCATCTTCATTCCAAGAAACTACAAAAGTATTAGCAAATGCTGCAGTTGAAGGAAAAGTAGATAGACTTGAAGGATTAAAAGAAAACGTAATTATAGGTAAGAAAATACCTGGAGGTACAGGATTTAAAAACTATAAAGATCTTAATTTAGATTTAGGTGAAGTTGAAGAAGAAATTATAGAAAAAATATAATGTATGAGGGGCTAGTCCCCTTGTATATTACTTAGGAGAGTAGCATGAAAGGAAGATTATTCATAGTTTCTGGACCATCAGGTTCTGGAAAGTCTACTGTTACAAAACTTGTAAGAGATATGTTAAATATCCCTTTAGCAATTTCAGTTACTACTCGTCAAATGAGAGTAGGAGAGGTTGATGGTAAAGATTATTACTTCATTACTAAGGAAGAATTTGAGAAAAAAATTGAAGAAAATGGATTATTTGAATATGCAAATGTTCATGGGAACTATTATGGTACTTTAAATTCTGAAATAGAAAAACATTTAGAAAATGGAAAGAATGTCATTTTAGAAATAGATGTTCAAGGTGGTGTAATTGCTAAAAGCAAAAGACCAGATTCTATCTTAGTATTCTTTAAAGCCCCTGATCTTATAGAACTTGAAAAAAGATTAAGAGGTAGAAAAACTGATAGTGAAGAAGTAATACAAAAAAGACTTGAAAATGCTTTAAAAGAACTTGAATATGAAAAAGATTATGATTTTACAATAATTAATTATGATGTTGAAGATTCTTGTAAACAGCTTATAGATATCATAGAAGGCTAAAGGAGAAAAACTATGAAAAGAGAAAAAATTTCAGTAGATGAATTATTGAAAAAAGTACCAAATAAATATGAATTAGCAATATTAGCAGGTAAAGCTGCTAGAAAAGAATTTATTGCTGGTATAGAAAAATATAAAATAATAGATAATGTTTTTGAAGATATTTTAGAAGAAAAAATAAAAATTGTTGAAAATGATTAATTTATAATCTTGACAATTTAGATTATCGCATTATACTTATATTATGGAGGAGTATATGTTTAAACTATCCGAAGATGAAGAAAAAATAATAAATAATGTCGATATAGTTGACCTTATAGGTCAATTTGTTGATTTAAATAAAGCAGGAGCAAGCTATAAAGGCTTTTCTCCATTTAAGAGTGAAAACACACCATCATTTTCGGTACATCCTGGTAAGAAAATCTTTAAAGATTTTAGTTCTGGAAAGGGTGGAAATGTAATTAGTTTTTATTCATATATTAAAAATATTTCATATTACGAAGCTTTAAATGAGCTTGCAAAAAAATATGGGATAAGTATAAGAAATAATAGCTCAAAATACATTATTAAAGAAAATGTTGGACATAAGATATTAAAAGATGCACTTATCTTTTTTAAAGAAAACTTTGAAAAATCAAAAAAAGCAAAAGAATATATGATAAAAAGAGGTTTTAATCTTAATGATTTAAATAAATATCAAATAGGATATGCTACTAAAGAATGGCATGGATTATATGAATATTTAAAAGAAAAATATGAAGTTGAAGAACTTGTAAAGTTAGGCATCGTAGCTGTTAGTAATACTGATAGTGAAAATATTTATGATGTATTTAGAGAAAGAATTATGTTCCCTATATTTAATAGACATCAACAAATTGTTGGTTTTGGAGGTAGATATATAGGACAAGATAATAATATTCCTAAATATTTAAATTCAACAGAAAGCTATTTATTCGATAAAAGTAGTGAACTTTATGGATTATTTAATAGAGGAATAGAGATAAAAGAAAAAAAATATGCAATATTAATGGAAGGTTTTTTAGATGTTTTAAGTTCACATATTAATACATTTAATAATTCTGTTGCATCACTTGGAACTGCTTTTACTGAAAAACAAGCTATGTTATTAAAAAAATATACTAATAATATAATAATAATGTATGATAAAGATGAAGCGGGTCAAAAAGCTACAAAATCAGTAATTAATATTTTAAATAAGTTAGAATTTAATATTAAATGTGCAACACTACCTGATGATGTAAAAGATCCAGATGAATATTTTAAAAAATATTCAAAAGATGAATTCTTTACAGTATTAGGTAATTCAATTGGAGCATTAGATTATGTAACAAAAATGAATTTAAATAATTTTGACTTTACACAAACAGCTTCAAAAAGAGAAGCTATTGAAATTATGAGGTCATATTTTGAAAGTATATCAAATGATATAGTATATAAAGATGAAATTAATAAGTTTTCAAAACTTATAAGTGTTGAAGTTGAGTATATATTATCAAAATATACTAAAAACGCTAAAAAGATTAATAAACATATTAATGTAAAAAAAGATACAGTAGTAGAAGTGGTAGAAGAAGAATCAAATCAAACTAAAGTTGAGAAAACTACAATTCAATTTCTATTACTAGGAAATGATGTAAACACTAAACTATATGATATACTTAAATCATTTGATTTTAAGAGTGAAAAATATAGAGAATTACATAAAAAACTTCTATCTGTAGATTACGATATAGCTAGAATATCATCTCTTACTTTAAATGAAGAAGAGGAAGAGTTTATGATAGATTATACAATAAACTATAACAATAGATTTACGGATGAAGATTACATTAGATTAATAAAAACTTGGTTAGAATTATTACTAAAAGAATATGAGGACTATATTAACATATTACCTATAAATGAAAAAGTAGTGGAAAAAGTTAATATTGCAAGATTACTCAAGAAACTTAGAAATATTGTTTTAGTTAATGATTTGTTGGAATGTTATGAAGAAATAATTGTTTTAAAGGGAGAATGAAATGGCGGCTAAAAACATAGATTTAAAAGAAAGTATATCTAATTTAATAAAGAAAGCGAAGGAAGATAAAATTATCAGTAGAGAAGAAGTTAATAAACTGATGAAAGATAATTTTTCTCAAGATAAAATAGATGCTACATTTTTTAAATTACAAGAAATGAATATAGAAATTGTAGATAAAATAGCCGACAAAAACAAAACAAAAAAAGATAAAGATAAAGAAGTAGAAAAAGTAAAAAAAGAAGATATAGAACCAGAAATAAATATAGATGATAAAGAAGTTGAAGCCCTATTAAATGAAGATTTAACATCTGTAAGTGAATCATCAGATGTTGATGAACCTATTAAAATGTATTTAAGAGAAATAGGTCAAATTCCTTTATTAAAAAGTGAAGAAGAATTTGAATTAGCAAGACGTATAGGTGAAGGTGATGAAAAAGCTAAACAACAATTAATGGAATCAAACTTAAGATTAGTTGTAAGTATAGCTAAAAAACATACAAACAGAGGATTAAAATTACTAGATTTAATTCAAGAAGGAAATATTGGATTAATGAAGGCAGTTGAAAAGTTTGAATCAGATAAAGGGTTTAAATTCTCAACATATGCTACTTGGTGGATAAGACAAGCTATTACAAGAGCTATAGCTGATCAAGGTAGAACAATAAGAATACCAGTGCATATGATAGAAACTATAAATAAAATAAAGAAAGCATCAAGAATACACTTACAAGAAACAGGAAAAGAACCTACTGCAGACTATTTAGCTAAAACAGTTGAAATGCCAGTAGAAAAAGTTAAAAATATCTTGGAAATGAACCAAGATCCAATATCACTTGAAACACCTGTAGGTAGTGAAGATGATTCTGAATTAGGAGATTTCGTAGAAGATGATAAATTCTTAAATCCTCATGAAGCAACTGTTAGATCAGTATTAAAAGAAAAGCTTAATGAAATACTTAAAAAAGAGCTTAATGAGAGAGAAGAACAAGTACTAAGATTAAGATATGGACTTGATGATGGAGCTCCTAAAACATTAGAAGAGGTTGGAAAAATATTTGATGTAACTAGAGAAAGAATACGTCAAATTGAAGTTAAGGCTATAAATAAATTAAAAAATATTAAAAAGAAAAAAGGTCTTGAAGACTTTAGAAACTAGAGTGATTTGAATCACTCTTTTTTTGTTTAAAAATATTATTTAAAAAATTTTAATTTTATGATATACTATTTTTGTGGGGATAAGATATATAAAAGGGGATAAATGAAAAAATATTTTTTGTTAATGTTAATTTTAGCTATAAATTTATATAGTAATGAAGGATTAGCTATTGGGGATAATTCTATATCGATTGGAAGTAGTGTTGCTACAGGTAGAAATTCTATAGCTATAGGGAAAAATTCTGCAGCTGTTGGTAATGATGAAACTAAAGATAGTGTAGTAAGGAAAATAGAAGAAAATAGGGTAAAGCTTACAGAAATTGAAAATAAGGAAAAAGAGATTAAAAATTTAAATATTAAAATAGAAGAAATAAATAAAAAGTATAAGGAAATAATTGAAGCAGGTAAAAGAGTTGAAACTGTAAATTTAGCAAAAGAAAATGCAAAAAGTAAATGGAATAATAAAGAAAATGAGTATAATGATTTAGTAAAAAATAATGAAGAATTTTTTAGGGTACATAGAAATAAAATAGAAGAATTAAATAGTAAATTAAATGGACTTGCAAAGATAAATGATATAGACATTACAACTAAGGATGGTTTAAATTCTGCAGCGACAAGATTTAAATCAATAGTCGAAGAGGGGACTGAACTAAGATTAGAACTAGAATTCTATAAAGAATATATACAAAATTACTATAAAGCATTAGGGGATTTAAGAAAAAATGAAGTAAGTTTTACTAAAATGTCTGCTGAGGTATATAATTCAAGATTAAGTAGTACAAGTGAAACTGTTATTAATCCTTATGAAATAAATGCTTTTTCTGTATATATTGATGGAAAAGAAGTAGATGGAAAAGTAGGTTTTGATAGTGTGTTTAATGGAGTTAAATATCAAAATGGTTCTATAGTAAGTACATCAAATAATGATGTTACATTACATAAAGATGCATTTAGAAATGTTTCAGAAATACCAGAACACGATATTACTTTAAAATCTATAAAAACAGGTTTAACTACATTAGAGGAATTTGAAAACGCTAAAATAGCTTCGCTAAAATTTAAAAAGGCATTTAGGGAATATTTTGATAAAAATAACAATAAAATGCTTTTTGAGGAAGACAAACAGATACTGTATAGAAAGTTGGATTTAAAGGTTGATTATTATGTTAAAACTAATGAAATTACATATTATCAGTACATGTACGAGAAAGATGGAGATAAAACGTGGCTAGACAAGAAAAGTGCTGCAATAAAAGAGTTATCTACTATTAAGGCTGAAAATGAAAGTATACAATATTCTAATGAAACAAATTCAATAATAGTTAAAATATATAATAATATAAAAGAATGGAAAAAAACAAATATTATAGATATTATTGAAAAGAATAAAATAACTATTCAGAAATTAAATGAAGAATTGGAAAAAGCATTAGGAATAAATAAAAATGCTATAATTGAAAGAGAAACTTTAATAGCAAATGTTAAAAAAGAGGTCATGAGATTAAAGAATATATATGATAATATAAATCCTGATCCTAAAGATTTGGCTTTAATGTCAGAATATAATAAAGTAATAGAATTGCTAGAAAAAGAAGAAATTGATTTGGCAGAAGCTATAAAGAGATTAAAAGAATTGAAGGATAATTTAGTTTTAAATGATTTAAAAAATATTGGAGAAAATAGTATTGCAATTGGTGTAGAAAATATAGTTGCAGGAAGAGATTCAATGGCTATAGGTAGTTCAAATACTATATTAGGTGATAATATTGTTGCAATAGGTAATAACATTAATGTAGGTAGAGGTGTTAGTGACGCAATAGTTTTAGGGGATAATTCTACAGCTATATCAAATACTCTTTCTATAGGAAATGAAAATAATTTAAGAAAATTGGTATTTTTACAAAAAGGTGATGTATCCCAAGAATCAAATGAAGCTATAAATGGATCTCAATTATTTGAAATTATAAATGCTAAAGAAGGAATAATAAATAAAGAAGCTTGGATTAAGGCTTTAAATATTAATGCTAATATCAACGAACCTAATAATAAGTTGGTAACTGATAAAGATGTAAAAGAATATATAGAAGGAAAAGGATATATAACTGAAGGAGACTTAAATAATAAAGCAAATATTGATGGAAGTAATATAGTTAAAGATAAATTTACGAAGTCTTTAAATGAGGGTGCAAATATTAGTATACCAAAAGATGTTTTAGTAACAGATAAACAAGTTAATGAATACATAGAAGCTAAGGGTTATATTACCAATGCAGATTTAAATGATAAAGCAAATATTGATGCTAGTAATATAAATGTGGATAAATATATTGAAAATTTAAATAGAGATTCAAATATTAATGAACCTAAAAATAAATTGGTAACTGACAAAGATGTAAAAGAATATATAGAGGGGAAAGGATATATAACTGAAGGAAAGCTAAATAATAAAGCTAATATTGATGGGAGTAATATAGTAAAAGATAAGTTTACAAAAGCATTAAATGAAGGAGCAAATATTACTGCACCAAAAGATGTTTTAGTAACAGATAAACAAGTTAATGAATATATAGAATCTAAAGGGTATATTACTAGTGGAGAAATAAATAATAAAGCAAATATAGATGCTAGCAACATTAATGAAGTTAAATATATAGAAGTTTTAAGTAAAAATTCAAGTATTAGTAATCCTAAAAATAAATTGGTAACCGATACTTTAGTTAAATCTTTCCTTACTGAAAACTATATTTCTAAAACAGAAACAGGAAATATAATAAGTGAAAGCTTAAATATATTAAATGGAGAAAATAGAATAGTAGGGAAAAGTGATTTAAGTATAGAAATAGCTGAAAATTCAATAAAAGAAAAACATTTGGATAAAAATATATTAAAGGATATAAAAGGTAGTGTTAAATATGATGATGATAAGAAAAATAGTATAAGCCTAGGAAGTAATAATATTACTGTAAATATAAAAAATGTTTCTAAACCTATACATGATAATGATGCAGTAAACAAAAAGTATGTTGATGAGTTGCTTAACTCTAATGTTAATGTAAATAATACTGTTGGAATTAAAAAAGCTAACTCAGGTGTAGCAAGTGCAATAGCACATGGTAGCATACCTTTTAATAATTTAAAAAAAACTCATTCTATTGGAGCTTCTCTAGGTTACTATAATAAAGAAGTAGGGGTAAGTTTAGGCTATTCAGGTATGTTTAAAAATGTAGGGGTTAAAGGTAGTTTAGGATTTAACAGTGGATTAGAAGTTAGTGCAGGATTTGGGATTTCATATACTTTTGGCGATATGAATAATAAAGAAATAATATTTAATCAAACTGAATGTAGATTTGATGATGATAAAGAAGAAATAGAAAAACTAAAAAATGAACTAAATGCTTTAAGAGAAGAATTAAAAAGTAAAAAAATAGAGAATATAGTAGTGGACAAATTTGAGTTTGATAGTTTTGAATTAAGTAAAACTAATAAAGAGAAAATTGATAGTCTTTTAAAAAAGATTAAAGATGAAGAGTTAATTGTAATTGGACATACTGATATTATTGGAAGTGAAGAATATAATAAAAAACTTTCACTATTAAGAGCAATGGAAGTAAAAAAATATATTTTAAATAATCATAATATATCTGAAAATAGAATAATGATTTTAGGTGATGGAGAAGGTAATCCAATTAGTGAAATAGATGAAGAAAACAGAAGAGTTGAGATTATAATAAAATAAACACAGAGAAATCTGTGTTTATTTTGATTTTCTTGGTATTAAATATAACTAATGTTGCAATTATCTTACCTAATGTATTTGCTGCAAGTGATGGAGAAAATAACATTGCAAATCCATAAGAAACAGCAAATAAAAAAATAATTAATTGTATGATATTAATCCCATTTATGCTATAATATGAAAAGTATAGGAAATAAAGTGTTGTAAATAAAAATGCAAAGATAAATACCCATATTATTAAATATAGAGATAAATATGGCAATACAAATATTATTATTCCCATAATTAATGACATAAAAATATTGCTTAATGAAAAAAGTATAAAATAGTACTGATAGAACTTATTAGATGTAATCCTCCTATAATTAAAGCATAAGTCTTTAATGTTTCAAATGGATTCATCCAAATGAATATACCAAAAATTACATATATTATTGCAACAATAATATTAAAAAAATTATTCATTTTAGCCTCTTTTTTTATTTATTATAGCATGTAAAAAAATATTTGACAAATATTTAAAAATATGATATTATTTCATAGTAAATGAAAATACTAGCAAGTTCTAGTATTGTAAAAGTAGAATTTTGATTCTCACCTTTCCATAGCGTTTAGTATGCATAGGCTTAATATGAGTTGGGTTATTAATATTAAATATATATTAGACACAGTCTAATAGTTTTTTATTGATATTTTGAGAACAAGATTTTATCTTGTTTTTTTATTACAAAAATATAGGAGGTGTTCTTTATTAAAGGAACGAGTAAAACTGATGGAACTAGAATCAATGATGAGATTAGGGCTAAAGAAATAAGATTAATTTCAGAAGAAGGTGAACAATTAGGAGTAATGACTTTCCATGAAGCTTATGATATAGCACAAGAAAAAAATCTTGATTTAGTAGAAATGTCTTCAAATAATGGTGTATCAGTATGTAAAATAATGGATTACGGTAAATATCGTTATGAGAAATTAAAAAAAGATAAAGAGAATAAGAAAAAACAAAAAAATACTGTAATTAAAGAATTAAGAGTTAAACCTCATATCGATACACATGATATGGAAACTAAAATTAATCAAATTGAAAAATTCTTAGAGAAAGAAAACAAAGTAAAAATC
This is a stretch of genomic DNA from Streptobacillus canis. It encodes these proteins:
- the gmk gene encoding guanylate kinase yields the protein MKGRLFIVSGPSGSGKSTVTKLVRDMLNIPLAISVTTRQMRVGEVDGKDYYFITKEEFEKKIEENGLFEYANVHGNYYGTLNSEIEKHLENGKNVILEIDVQGGVIAKSKRPDSILVFFKAPDLIELEKRLRGRKTDSEEVIQKRLENALKELEYEKDYDFTIINYDVEDSCKQLIDIIEG
- a CDS encoding OmpA family protein; the protein is MKKYFLLMLILAINLYSNEGLAIGDNSISIGSSVATGRNSIAIGKNSAAVGNDETKDSVVRKIEENRVKLTEIENKEKEIKNLNIKIEEINKKYKEIIEAGKRVETVNLAKENAKSKWNNKENEYNDLVKNNEEFFRVHRNKIEELNSKLNGLAKINDIDITTKDGLNSAATRFKSIVEEGTELRLELEFYKEYIQNYYKALGDLRKNEVSFTKMSAEVYNSRLSSTSETVINPYEINAFSVYIDGKEVDGKVGFDSVFNGVKYQNGSIVSTSNNDVTLHKDAFRNVSEIPEHDITLKSIKTGLTTLEEFENAKIASLKFKKAFREYFDKNNNKMLFEEDKQILYRKLDLKVDYYVKTNEITYYQYMYEKDGDKTWLDKKSAAIKELSTIKAENESIQYSNETNSIIVKIYNNIKEWKKTNIIDIIEKNKITIQKLNEELEKALGINKNAIIERETLIANVKKEVMRLKNIYDNINPDPKDLALMSEYNKVIELLEKEEIDLAEAIKRLKELKDNLVLNDLKNIGENSIAIGVENIVAGRDSMAIGSSNTILGDNIVAIGNNINVGRGVSDAIVLGDNSTAISNTLSIGNENNLRKLVFLQKGDVSQESNEAINGSQLFEIINAKEGIINKEAWIKALNINANINEPNNKLVTDKDVKEYIEGKGYITEGDLNNKANIDGSNIVKDKFTKSLNEGANISIPKDVLVTDKQVNEYIEAKGYITNADLNDKANIDASNINVDKYIENLNRDSNINEPKNKLVTDKDVKEYIEGKGYITEGKLNNKANIDGSNIVKDKFTKALNEGANITAPKDVLVTDKQVNEYIESKGYITSGEINNKANIDASNINEVKYIEVLSKNSSISNPKNKLVTDTLVKSFLTENYISKTETGNIISESLNILNGENRIVGKSDLSIEIAENSIKEKHLDKNILKDIKGSVKYDDDKKNSISLGSNNITVNIKNVSKPIHDNDAVNKKYVDELLNSNVNVNNTVGIKKANSGVASAIAHGSIPFNNLKKTHSIGASLGYYNKEVGVSLGYSGMFKNVGVKGSLGFNSGLEVSAGFGISYTFGDMNNKEIIFNQTECRFDDDKEEIEKLKNELNALREELKSKKIENIVVDKFEFDSFELSKTNKEKIDSLLKKIKDEELIVIGHTDIIGSEEYNKKLSLLRAMEVKKYILNNHNISENRIMILGDGEGNPISEIDEENRRVEIIIK
- the rpoZ gene encoding DNA-directed RNA polymerase subunit omega, producing the protein MKREKISVDELLKKVPNKYELAILAGKAARKEFIAGIEKYKIIDNVFEDILEEKIKIVEND
- the dnaG gene encoding DNA primase — protein: MFKLSEDEEKIINNVDIVDLIGQFVDLNKAGASYKGFSPFKSENTPSFSVHPGKKIFKDFSSGKGGNVISFYSYIKNISYYEALNELAKKYGISIRNNSSKYIIKENVGHKILKDALIFFKENFEKSKKAKEYMIKRGFNLNDLNKYQIGYATKEWHGLYEYLKEKYEVEELVKLGIVAVSNTDSENIYDVFRERIMFPIFNRHQQIVGFGGRYIGQDNNIPKYLNSTESYLFDKSSELYGLFNRGIEIKEKKYAILMEGFLDVLSSHINTFNNSVASLGTAFTEKQAMLLKKYTNNIIIMYDKDEAGQKATKSVINILNKLEFNIKCATLPDDVKDPDEYFKKYSKDEFFTVLGNSIGALDYVTKMNLNNFDFTQTASKREAIEIMRSYFESISNDIVYKDEINKFSKLISVEVEYILSKYTKNAKKINKHINVKKDTVVEVVEEESNQTKVEKTTIQFLLLGNDVNTKLYDILKSFDFKSEKYRELHKKLLSVDYDIARISSLTLNEEEEEFMIDYTINYNNRFTDEDYIRLIKTWLELLLKEYEDYINILPINEKVVEKVNIARLLKKLRNIVLVNDLLECYEEIIVLKGE
- a CDS encoding DUF308 domain-containing protein, yielding MNNFFNIIVAIIYVIFGIFIWMNPFETLKTYALIIGGLHLISSISTILYFFH
- the infC gene encoding translation initiation factor IF-3, coding for MFFIKGTSKTDGTRINDEIRAKEIRLISEEGEQLGVMTFHEAYDIAQEKNLDLVEMSSNNGVSVCKIMDYGKYRYEKLKKDKENKKKQKNTVIKELRVKPHIDTHDMETKINQIEKFLEKENKVKISLRLSGREKLHSESAVKVLDEFAEVFEDKAIVEKKYGKEQLQKFVMLSPKK
- the rpoD gene encoding RNA polymerase sigma factor RpoD; the protein is MAAKNIDLKESISNLIKKAKEDKIISREEVNKLMKDNFSQDKIDATFFKLQEMNIEIVDKIADKNKTKKDKDKEVEKVKKEDIEPEINIDDKEVEALLNEDLTSVSESSDVDEPIKMYLREIGQIPLLKSEEEFELARRIGEGDEKAKQQLMESNLRLVVSIAKKHTNRGLKLLDLIQEGNIGLMKAVEKFESDKGFKFSTYATWWIRQAITRAIADQGRTIRIPVHMIETINKIKKASRIHLQETGKEPTADYLAKTVEMPVEKVKNILEMNQDPISLETPVGSEDDSELGDFVEDDKFLNPHEATVRSVLKEKLNEILKKELNEREEQVLRLRYGLDDGAPKTLEEVGKIFDVTRERIRQIEVKAINKLKNIKKKKGLEDFRN
- the rpoC gene encoding DNA-directed RNA polymerase subunit beta' encodes the protein MSIRDFDSIQIKLASPEKILEWSFGEVTKSETINYRTLKPEPDGLFCEKIFGPTKDYECTCGKHKKMKDKGTVCEKCKVTITTSKVRRERMGHIKLATPIAHIWYSKGTPNKMSLLLGISTKELEAVLYFSRYIVIDGGNTEFKKYQIIREQQYRLCMESDKSGSFRAKMGAEGILELLQELDLSVLEKELEDEIDGETSTQKRKKMVKRLKIVRDFITSGNKPEWLILTILPVIPADLRPLVQLDGGRFATSDLNDLYRRVINRNIRLQKLIESNAPEIMIRNEKRMLQEAVDALIDNGRRGKPVVTQSNRELKSLSNMLKGKQGRFRQNLLGKRVDYSGRSVIVVGPNLKIHQCGLPKKMALELYKPFLMRELVKRSIATNVKTAKKMVEEENEAVWELIEEIIKNHPVLLNRAPTLHRLSIQAFEPTLIEGKAIRLHPLVCSAFNADFDGDQMAVHLVLSPEAQLEAKLLMLATNNIIAPSSGKPIAVPSQDMVMGCYYMTKERAGEIGEGKYFSSIDQLITAFQNEKVGVHALVNVRINEKIIKTTPGRIMFNQLLPEEIRNYEVTFGKGELGKLIAGLYEQYGFEKTCELIDKIKEFGYHFATFAGVSVGIEDLQIPAEKKAILAKADQDVVDIENAYKAGEIINDERYRRTVQVWNKATNDVTKAMMDSLDQFNPVYMMANSGARGSIAQIRQLGGMRGMMSNTKGEIIEIPIKANFREGLNVLEFFMSSHGARKGLADTALRTADSGYLTRRLVDISHELIVNKEDCGCGNHGIEVSDLTYEGKVIEKLEERIYGRFLAEDLVDNGEVIAKANTLITKDLLAEIVKRNITSVKMRSPLTCKLDKGVCKKCYGIDLSNHKEVLLGEAVGVIAAQSIGEPGTQLTMRTFHTGGVATGSEVQSDYKADEDGKVKFENIETFTYPDGREIVVSSAGKVILGKYRYEVPSGSVLKIKDKEKVTKGQVLIEFDPFQTPTISTVAGRIEFRDIYIKENVDVKYDVTERLAIKPIESTQVKPRVIVYDDKGKKIKEYDINYGSYLLFREGDMIKPGDIICKLPKTGGGNKDITGGLPRVQELFEARNLKGKAILANVGGRIKFSDKTKKGMRVVEIHDIDKDTMIEEYSIPAGEHLVVSNEMIVNAGDKLTEGPISPHDILRIKGPVEAQQFILESVQEVYRSQGVTVNDKHIEIIVKQMFQKIRIKESGDSLFLEDELVDKKVIERENEILIAKGKKPAIYEPVIQGITKAAVNTESFISASSFQETTKVLANAAVEGKVDRLEGLKENVIIGKKIPGGTGFKNYKDLNLDLGEVEEEIIEKI